The genomic region GCGGGGGTTGTGGcagatgaaaagattaagTCTTTGGAGATTGATAAACCTATACATATGCATGAACatcatttcaaagaatcttcGGGTTCTAGTAATGGAACTGGCTCCGAGCATGGAGCCAATCCATCTTCGACTAGCGGTACACAGGATGAGAATGGCAATGAGTTGATGTTAGATGTTGTCTACACCAGATGCTGCCATTTGCGTGAAATTCTTCCGATTCCTTCTACCTTGAGACAATTAAAGGAGAAAAAGGCACCTTTGCAAACattaaagtttttgaaCCCAAGGCCCACTCTTATTGATATATTGTCCTTCTCTGATTTTATTGCTATTGTCCCTATCCACAACGTTGTCTTTGATAACGTCGGCCTAAGTCCTGAAATGTTTAAGATAGTCATATCTTCATTAGTTAAAAGCATCACCCTTGAAAGACTATCGATGAGAAATGTTGTTTTCGATGAGCGTGGATGGAAACTATTGTGTAAATTCTTGATGAGAAATAAATCATTGACGAAATTAGACATCTCGCAGACCAAAATCAGACATGATCTAGATCTTAAATTACACAGGTCTCAAATGGATTGGTCTTTATTCATTGATGTCTTGCACAAGAGACAAGGTAAACCACTAGAAGAGCTACTCCTCAATGGTGTTTCTTTTGCCAATAACTTGCACACTTTCGAAAATATGATAAACGCGTTTTCCTCAACTAAGAACGAATTTTCAAGGAAACGTAAGTTGGGTCTCGCTCAATCTCAGATAGCTTCCTCAGAACAGTTAGAAATTCTATTTAGATGGATGTctgaaaatgatatcatcgGTGTTGATTTGGCATTTAATGACTTCGAAAATTTGACAAAACCAATTATCAAAGAGCTTTCGCAACGCAGCTTCGACTCATTACAATACTTCACATTGAATTCAACAAACATTCAATCGGTGCAAGAGGCTGCATTGATTATAAGGGAACTATCAAAATTACCGAAACTTTATTTCTTAGATCTATCGGGATTGCCTTCATTATTCCCTGCAATCTTTCCttatttgaacaaatatcTACCGCGTTTCCCTTCTCTAAAAAGATTACATTTTGATTCTAATGAATGGACCTATAAGGACATTTCTCTTGTAACACAGATTTTACCCAAGTGTAAAGAGCTTTTACATGTTTCAATGATGAACCAACCACAAGAATCATGGGCAATGAGTGCAGCTGTATTTCTATATGATTGTATCAAGAATAGCGATAAGTTGATTAACTTGGACTTCAACTACGAGAACATTCCAGAGGaaatcaattcaagaaTAGCAATAGCATTAGTTAGAAACGCGCAGAAGTCAATTGACTCTAATTGGCAATTGGACGAACTTTCATCGCAGGACGATTTACTTTTCGATGGTGAACTAATCAGTGAAACAGCCGGTAATATTTTAGATAAGCTCAATGACTCTGCTAAGCTTCAAGAAGATTCGACGAAAAGGTATTTACTCAAGCGTTATTGGGAAAAAATCCACACGATTCATGCCAATGTTCAAAAAACCATAGACAGCATGTTCGAACaaagaatttcaaaagaattgtCATTACAGAGCAAAGAAAATTTATTAAGACTTATTTTCATGGAAAATACCTTAGGAAATATCCTAGAATACTTGTCCACTAATCCGTATATCCAGGAATTAAATTATGCCaagaataaagatgatgataattATTCTTCTAGTGATGAGAGACCAGTACTGAAGCATGTTGACTCCGAAAGAATAATGTATGCGAAACCACTTGTCGATCCTATTGACCAGGACATTGATCAAGAGCTAGAACACGAGCAAGATTCGAACAGTGCTAAACCCCATCTGATGGCTACTGATTCTGGTAGGACCATTGATGTGACTACAGGTAGGCCGATCTTAACGAAGACAAGTTCTCAACGTTCTATTTTCGGTAAAAAGcaagaagaggaagaaggTGAATTGCACAAATGGGGGTTCTTCGTTCAACAACAGCGATCCATATACCCAGAAAACACGCCTATGTCTAAgtatcaacaacagcaacagcatAAGCATGCACAAAGGAAGGAACCACAATTGTCACAAATCGTTGAAAAACCACGAGAACAAGTGCAGACTTCACAGAAAACCGGGCAGCCTGCAGCTACACCGACTGCATCTACCCCtccaacttcttcaaattccatTCCTGCTCTGTCTAAATCCGCGGCATCTGCAAAGCTCATTGGGAAGATTCCATCTGGTACGGAACTTCGTGAGGCTATCATCAAAGCGAAAGGTATCAATTCCATTGAAGACTTGATTGATAATGTTAATTGTCAACAAGTCAAGTTGGATAATATTTATGGTATCCAAGTTGAACCACCTGCTGATGCAAAGCCATTAGTTTTATCACCTGGAGGAAGACCGGACGGGAACGTGAGTCATGATGAGAGACACTCCGCGCAGGAAAATGGATTCCCATCTGAAAGTGAAGATAGTTATGTCGAAGATGAAACCACCACCGAACAACTCAACGTTGACGAGACATATGACAAgttgttgaacaatttgagTCGTGTTCGTTCTAACAGAGgataaataaatattttTGCATAAACAAAAGTACATATGGACGTGCCACACACACAATAAATAAAACTAGGTACAGGAAGACCAAAACAAGCGCCATGGTGAATAAAATTAACGATGAACGGTGTATCACTGGCAGGAAGTAAAGCATACATTTTCATGATAATGACAATGTTCTTAGGATTGGTCTATAATATTTGTCCATTCCGAATACGATCTCTGATCCCAATCTGCTTATTCCAATATATCCGGTACAAATAAGCAGCAATATGAAGTTCATTATTCTTTTACGAGTCTTTAGACTACGGACATGCATATATTGAACGGTTCCAGCGATAATATGATACGATCCTAAACCAATAAGAGCAACCAAGGGGCCATATCCGAGACCTATCCTCACCAAAGCACCTCTGTCTTTATCTAGTAGCCATTTGACAAAATCAAAGTCTATATCAACTTTCGCCGTATTTGGCAGCCATTTCATGAGGGCACCATGAAAGAATAATACTGGAGTTAACAACCATCCTGTAAGCTCTTGTGGATTATATTGAAGGTTTCTCTTGATCCCAATAAAGTACCCACTTAAACCACCTACAAGACCAATTCTAGATTGTGCAAGTGACTGAGTATCCAGCAAGGATTCGGCATTATGTGTTTTCGAAGAAGTAGGCAGCTTCCTCATTATTCTCAAGGCAAATCCGGATAATATATGTATTGATATCCCAGTCCAAATCAACTTAGATCCAAGTCCAGATGTGAGTTCTCTAACCATCATTAAAGCATCGTTTGGAAAAGAGGAGGGCTCAAGAGCAGGAATTATTAGGGCATTGATACCGTGTAACGGAAAGTACGTTACTAGAGGGAATAAAGACCATTTTTGCGTCCACCTTAGCCATTTCTTAATATTCAACACTAAATTGACGCTGGCATCCTCGGGGGTTTTTGCTAAATCGGGGTCGATGTGTTTGGTCGGAATGGGCTTCAACGGTGTCAATTTCGCAGCAGTCATGAAGTTTATCAATTATAAGTCAGCGAATCACGCACTTGTTCATATACTCAAAGGGCAAGTGATATTTCTGAGAATCTTGGTATATCTGTTTCTTAATTTGATGTTGGCTTATTCATTACATTCCATCTTTACACATTGCATCAGAAAAGGAATATTAAAATGTAAAAACCATTACACGAATCGATGAAGGTAAAATAAACAGAGAAATAACACAAATATGGCCTGTGAAGGGTACATGAATGGTTGCATTTGAATATTACAAAGAATATACTTCATTTTTTCTGCCTAGATATTTATCATCATAAGATAACTCCAGTATAGGATTGAATTTACAGTATTCACGATGTCATTACCTAGTTGGTGCCCCAGGTATGACAGCAGGAAACACGACCCAAAAACTGGGGAAGAAGTTTATTGTATATGTAAGAAACCAGACACTGGGGAGTTGATGGTAGGATGTGATGGATGTGATGATTGGTTTCATTTTTCCTGTTTAAAGATCCCCGAGAAATATAGAGATCTCGTTTTTTCATTCTACTGTTCGTATTGTAGTGCTGGAATTACAGGACCGGCATTGATAAATGGCGGCAAACTACCGAAAACTCTTTGGAAGAGGAAATGCAGGCTCCCTGAATGCTATACAGAGTGTGATGCCAATTCAAGAAGCAAatattgttcaaagaaacatGCTGTTCAATACGTTCAAAGCATTGTTGATAAGTTAAATCTACCTGGCGTAGATAAGATTGCATTGTTGAGACAGCTTCTAAACGAGACAACATCATTGGAGGAATTTAAAACGCTAGGACGAGACAAGCTTCCAGAAGTCACGTCACCTTTATCCAAAGATCAATATTCCAAGTTGCTAGAAAATGATCAGCATTTAAACAAATTAATTAACGAACACGATGAGTTGGTTTCGGTCAAGCTTTCAAAACtaaatgaagaagatgcaGTAATAGAGAAATACGTCAACTGGATCGGTGAAGTTAACGAGAGATTATCCCCACATTTCAATCAGCCTACAGGTCGAAAGAAGTCGAAAAGTGCAAGTAAAGTTACAATATGCGGCTACCATAATGAGTTCACGATCCCTCGGTCAGTTGAGGAGTTTTTAGATAAGCTACTTCAGTTGAAAGAAGACGAAAACAGTAATATCACATCAGTTGACGGTGTTTGTGTAAAGACAAAATGTGCTAAGCATCAGGATTGGATTACATTGTCCCAAAACGATCTCTCGGAACAGAAGGACTCTCTAGAAAACGTCAAAAGAAGACTCGATTTACTAATTAGCGTCAGAACGAACCAATTGAGAATCTCATTCTTCGAACAAGAGATGTCCAATCGCGTCCTACCCGGTGTTAAGACCTAGCTCATATCTAATGTGTCACTTTTCTGTCATTACAATGAAGGCGAAACGCTTATATTTAACTTGTAGCATCAACTAGCAAGAAAAGCATGTATAAATAATTTAACCTAATACAAACATCAGGTTTTTCATATGCTTCTAGTCCAATAATTGAACGTATATAAGCTTTATCCTATCGTAAACCTAATTCATCTAATCGTCACATAGTTAAAGTCACTTACCATGTTATTCATTCTATGAGAAAACAAtataaaaatgaaaaacCAATGAGCTCAATATCACCATTAAGGTCTGGTTGTTTTACGAAATATAAAGGGGCAGGACAAAAGATAGCAGACATACCTTATAATTGTATCTCCTATTAGGAACCTCTATTCTCTCGCTGTaagtttcaaagatattGGTTTTGTGGTAAGCGTTTGGAGGAAGCTTTTAAACACATAAACTTACAAACAAAATATGGCAACAGATATCAGAACAAACAAGGTTAAGAACGAAGAGTTCAAGATCTGGAAGAAAACTATCCCATCCTTGTATGAGCATATCTCTACATTGCAACCTAAAATCTTTAGCCCTTCTGAAAGTGCCCAGTCACCTGAAAGGAGAGTTTTGTTCACCGAACTTATCTCGGAAGAGGCAGATAAGGGTTTATTGAACACGTCTATTTACTATTCGCAACGGAGCGAAATATACGAGATTGGTGTACAGCTGCCTATTGGAGCTTATACAAGTCATGATGATAAAGAGCTACCACAGCCTAGGTACAGCGAATTTTTCTCAGAGCCTGCCAATGCAAAATGGGTTTTCGAGGGACAGTCCATTGCGTCATTCAAAGCTAACCATTCCACATCGGCTCTGATTGTAATGAGTAAAAAGGGTACACTCGCATGGTACAATGGCTCTAGTAAGAAACCATTGAAAAGTTTAGAAAGATCTTCAGAAAAAGATGTTACGGCTGACTTCGATATTTCAACTGATGGAAAATATGTGGTCAGATTCGAATCTCCGGTTCCAGAATCTGCACAGAGCGGAACGAAAATCACCGTCATCAACAATACTGACAATATAGGTGACGTGCTACATACCATTACATTGCCAAATACCAAACAGGCTCGGTGCGTTAAATTCCACACTGCTACATTGTTCAGCACAGTCACTGAGGATAATCTGTTAAGATTTTGGGATATTAGAGCTCGAGATGAAATGTTATTTAGCTTGGCCTTGCACTCAATTTCCAGTTCTAGTGAGGGTTCGACTGCAGGAtcagaagttgaagatgatggtACGATAAACGTTGTTGAAGCATCGAAACAGTTTGATACTCTTTTCATTACTGGTTCTGATGCCGGTGTTATTAAACTATGGGATTTACG from Kluyveromyces lactis strain NRRL Y-1140 chromosome D complete sequence harbors:
- the HER1 gene encoding Her1p (similar to uniprot|Q12276 Saccharomyces cerevisiae YOR227W Hypothetical ORF); translation: MPNSLDLDVEVDWLYKGKKKVRANRRLDSSSAPPATPSAPAPASTSVPTPAPGSAGVAEATPGAGTDGAGPENSASSEPAQTPTPAAKTRNRSSSHSQASLSQTAANSPNTSGRSLKPSSAVLRRSSSLGEKPKKSLFGSLFNRKPLQPLESHTNVSSTSSSVPAPVTSSSSASGHSASTASSSSSPTQASTTAAPASSSSSSSSSRGIPIPINISQFASHRQQISQFLKEPNSPEVKDMAPIQHDRVVLNKNPNKSKHPLPIKELTEINLKRVTFAVDEFGMDPPQQIPSRKPKLGNVLVPNDMISDIPSISQGITTTAQPSSHGNDQHGALPASAYTKDSKEYQLALENHKKCLKESEKHQQEAHYAAQRIASEVAGFKLKPSTSTDLKPSANGTVPKSGAATDDEANAEAGVVADEKIKSLEIDKPIHMHEHHFKESSGSSNGTGSEHGANPSSTSGTQDENGNELMLDVVYTRCCHLREILPIPSTLRQLKEKKAPLQTLKFLNPRPTLIDILSFSDFIAIVPIHNVVFDNVGLSPEMFKIVISSLVKSITLERLSMRNVVFDERGWKLLCKFLMRNKSLTKLDISQTKIRHDLDLKLHRSQMDWSLFIDVLHKRQGKPLEELLLNGVSFANNLHTFENMINAFSSTKNEFSRKRKLGLAQSQIASSEQLEILFRWMSENDIIGVDLAFNDFENLTKPIIKELSQRSFDSLQYFTLNSTNIQSVQEAALIIRELSKLPKLYFLDLSGLPSLFPAIFPYLNKYLPRFPSLKRLHFDSNEWTYKDISLVTQILPKCKELLHVSMMNQPQESWAMSAAVFLYDCIKNSDKLINLDFNYENIPEEINSRIAIALVRNAQKSIDSNWQLDELSSQDDLLFDGELISETAGNILDKLNDSAKLQEDSTKRYLLKRYWEKIHTIHANVQKTIDSMFEQRISKELSLQSKENLLRLIFMENTLGNILEYLSTNPYIQELNYAKNKDDDNYSSSDERPVLKHVDSERIMYAKPLVDPIDQDIDQELEHEQDSNSAKPHLMATDSGRTIDVTTGRPILTKTSSQRSIFGKKQEEEEGELHKWGFFVQQQRSIYPENTPMSKYQQQQQHKHAQRKEPQLSQIVEKPREQVQTSQKTGQPAATPTASTPPTSSNSIPALSKSAASAKLIGKIPSGTELREAIIKAKGINSIEDLIDNVNCQQVKLDNIYGIQVEPPADAKPLVLSPGGRPDGNVSHDERHSAQENGFPSESEDSYVEDETTTEQLNVDETYDKLLNNLSRVRSNRG
- the MCP1 gene encoding Mcp1p (similar to uniprot|Q12106 Saccharomyces cerevisiae Hypothetical ORF), whose amino-acid sequence is MTAAKLTPLKPIPTKHIDPDLAKTPEDASVNLVLNIKKWLRWTQKWSLFPLVTYFPLHGINALIIPALEPSSFPNDALMMVRELTSGLGSKLIWTGISIHILSGFALRIMRKLPTSSKTHNAESLLDTQSLAQSRIGLVGGLSGYFIGIKRNLQYNPQELTGWLLTPVLFFHGALMKWLPNTAKVDIDFDFVKWLLDKDRGALVRIGLGYGPLVALIGLGSYHIIAGTVQYMHVRSLKTRKRIMNFILLLICTGYIGISRLGSEIVFGMDKYYRPILRTLSLS
- the SPP1 gene encoding Spp1p (similar to uniprot|Q03012 Saccharomyces cerevisiae YPL138C SPP1 Subunit of the COMPASS complex, which methylates histone H3 on lysine 4 and is required in transcriptional silencing near telomeres); its protein translation is MSLPSWCPRYDSRKHDPKTGEEVYCICKKPDTGELMVGCDGCDDWFHFSCLKIPEKYRDLVFSFYCSYCSAGITGPALINGGKLPKTLWKRKCRLPECYTECDANSRSKYCSKKHAVQYVQSIVDKLNLPGVDKIALLRQLLNETTSLEEFKTLGRDKLPEVTSPLSKDQYSKLLENDQHLNKLINEHDELVSVKLSKLNEEDAVIEKYVNWIGEVNERLSPHFNQPTGRKKSKSASKVTICGYHNEFTIPRSVEEFLDKLLQLKEDENSNITSVDGVCVKTKCAKHQDWITLSQNDLSEQKDSLENVKRRLDLLISVRTNQLRISFFEQEMSNRVLPGVKT
- a CDS encoding uncharacterized protein (similar to gnl|GLV|CAGL0M02563g Candida glabrata CAGL0M02563g and weakly similar to uniprot|Q12206 YOR229W Saccharomyces cerevisiae WTM2 WD repeat containing transcriptional modulator 2), with product MATDIRTNKVKNEEFKIWKKTIPSLYEHISTLQPKIFSPSESAQSPERRVLFTELISEEADKGLLNTSIYYSQRSEIYEIGVQLPIGAYTSHDDKELPQPRYSEFFSEPANAKWVFEGQSIASFKANHSTSALIVMSKKGTLAWYNGSSKKPLKSLERSSEKDVTADFDISTDGKYVVRFESPVPESAQSGTKITVINNTDNIGDVLHTITLPNTKQARCVKFHTATLFSTVTEDNLLRFWDIRARDEMLFSLALHSISSSSEGSTAGSEVEDDGTINVVEASKQFDTLFITGSDAGVIKLWDLRSIAARNSTEVKDATEIVTLYQLDNDPVVDIQFSPLEPECFLTVGASGNVYHWDISYLINESEQQGEDSADSDEIYQDDIQEHSLKFLHTGGGRRSAYKPDNTVLIKGSVTQHPLIRDIIGTVDGDGYLTIYKGFYGRDGEVAESE